In a genomic window of Streptomyces roseoviridis:
- a CDS encoding MFS transporter, with the protein MSTTDLLRPPLGSAVAPERRPGTALAAAMLGFALITLDTSVVNVALPAIGTDLRAGMTGLSWVVDAYTLPFAALLLSSGALADRTGASRAYAFGVVVFTLASVACGLAPGLPSMLAARAVQGAAAAVMLPASLALVREAYGDPVRRARAVSLWAAGGTVAVALGPVAGGALTTAWSWRGIFFVNLPLGLLALALLTRVARSPRRPAPLDLPGQLTAVVALTALTFAAIEHGPRAWWALGVAAVSFAAFLVIEARRRHPMVPLDLFRSTTVVVAVTAGAANTVAFYGMVFVFGLFFQQVLGLSALGAGLMFLPMTGLLAGVNVLSAKVAARYGARLPIVVGQVVAVAGLLALLTVDAGTARPVQALLLVPLALGCGFSLPPLIAAMLEAVPAERAGTAAGLLNAIRQTAGALAVAVFGSLAADGVAAALRDALLISAGLLALTALGSLRLPRHRA; encoded by the coding sequence ATGAGCACAACAGACCTCCTCCGCCCGCCCCTTGGTTCCGCCGTCGCACCGGAGCGCCGGCCGGGCACCGCACTCGCCGCCGCCATGCTGGGCTTCGCCCTCATCACCCTCGACACGTCGGTGGTGAACGTGGCCCTGCCCGCGATCGGCACCGATCTGCGGGCCGGGATGACCGGACTGTCATGGGTGGTCGACGCGTACACCCTGCCCTTCGCCGCGCTGCTGCTGTCCAGCGGCGCGCTCGCCGACCGGACCGGGGCGAGCCGTGCGTACGCCTTCGGGGTCGTCGTCTTCACGCTGGCCTCGGTCGCCTGCGGTCTGGCGCCGGGCCTGCCGTCGATGCTCGCGGCCCGTGCGGTGCAGGGCGCCGCGGCCGCGGTGATGCTGCCGGCCTCGCTGGCGCTGGTGCGGGAGGCGTACGGCGATCCGGTGCGGCGGGCCCGCGCGGTGTCGCTGTGGGCGGCGGGCGGCACGGTGGCGGTGGCCCTCGGTCCGGTCGCGGGCGGGGCCCTGACCACGGCGTGGAGCTGGCGCGGGATCTTCTTCGTCAACCTGCCGCTCGGGCTGCTGGCGCTCGCGCTGCTCACCCGGGTGGCCCGCTCGCCGCGGCGGCCCGCGCCGCTGGACCTGCCGGGCCAGCTGACCGCCGTGGTGGCGCTCACCGCGCTGACGTTCGCGGCGATCGAGCACGGCCCGCGGGCGTGGTGGGCGCTCGGGGTGGCGGCGGTCTCCTTCGCCGCGTTCCTGGTGATCGAGGCGCGTCGGCGGCATCCGATGGTGCCGCTGGACCTGTTCCGCAGCACCACGGTGGTCGTGGCGGTGACGGCGGGCGCGGCCAACACGGTCGCCTTCTACGGCATGGTCTTCGTCTTCGGCCTGTTCTTCCAGCAGGTGCTCGGTCTGTCGGCGCTCGGCGCGGGCCTGATGTTCCTGCCGATGACGGGGCTGCTCGCGGGGGTGAACGTGCTGTCGGCGAAGGTGGCGGCGCGGTACGGGGCCCGGTTGCCGATCGTCGTCGGCCAGGTCGTCGCGGTGGCCGGGCTGCTCGCCCTGCTCACCGTGGACGCGGGCACGGCGCGGCCGGTGCAGGCGCTGCTGCTCGTGCCGCTGGCGCTGGGCTGCGGCTTCTCCCTGCCGCCGCTGATCGCCGCCATGCTGGAGGCGGTTCCGGCGGAGCGCGCGGGCACGGCGGCCGGTCTGCTGAACGCGATCCGGCAGACGGCCGGGGCGCTGGCCGTGGCGGTCTTCGGCTCGCTCGCGGCCGACGGGGTGGCGGCGGCGCTGCGCGACGCGCTGCTGATCAGCGCGGGACTGCTCGCCCTGACCGCCCTGGGCTCGCTGCGACTCCCCCGCCACCGCGCCTAG
- a CDS encoding GNAT family N-acetyltransferase, translating to MSRTEHVQTVEGFGTVRIDRVDPERDAPLLHAWVNEERARFWGMHGTTVEQVREIYAHLDSLTTHHGFLVHRDDVPVALFQTYDPEADRVSECYEVRPGDIGVHLFVGPSVAPERGFTEGLLTALIDFALTGRSRIVGEPDAANEKAIARLVRAGFELGPEVVLPEVDLPEVFIPEKKARLAFFTRS from the coding sequence ATGAGCAGAACCGAGCACGTCCAGACCGTCGAGGGCTTCGGCACCGTCCGGATCGACCGCGTCGACCCCGAGCGCGACGCGCCGCTCCTCCACGCGTGGGTGAACGAGGAGCGCGCCCGCTTCTGGGGCATGCACGGCACCACCGTCGAGCAGGTGCGGGAGATCTACGCGCACCTCGACTCGCTCACCACCCACCACGGATTCCTGGTGCACCGCGACGACGTGCCGGTCGCGCTCTTCCAGACGTACGACCCCGAGGCCGACCGGGTCTCGGAGTGCTACGAGGTGCGGCCGGGTGACATCGGCGTGCACCTGTTCGTCGGGCCGTCGGTCGCGCCGGAGCGGGGCTTCACCGAGGGCCTGCTGACGGCCCTGATCGACTTCGCGCTGACCGGCCGCAGCCGGATCGTGGGCGAGCCGGACGCCGCCAACGAGAAGGCCATCGCCCGGCTCGTGCGGGCCGGCTTCGAGCTGGGCCCGGAGGTCGTGCTGCCGGAGGTGGACCTGCCGGAGGTCTTCATCCCGGAGAAGAAGGCGCGTCTGGCCTTCTTCACCCGGTCCTGA
- a CDS encoding alkene reductase, which translates to MTTAFDPLDLAGTHLANRIAMAPMTRSRADGERRVPTPLTAEYYAQRASAGLIVSEGIQPSAVGQGYPQTPGLHTREQIAAWREVTGAVHQRGGKIFAQLMHAGRISHPQVLGDGLHPVAPSAVTPAGQLFAGTGLIDFVAPRELTGDQVRETVADFAAAARNAVEAGFDGVEIHGANGYLVHQFLATGSNLRTDEWGGPVENRIRFAVEVVRAVAEEIGPERTAIRLSPANPYNDITETDTEETYTRLVDALEPLGPAYLHVTETRPALRELTLALRKRFSGALVLNPATEGPTGPDSLALIEDGTADLIAFGALFLANPDLPARLRAGGPYNTPDPATFFGGDHRGYTDYPTL; encoded by the coding sequence ATGACCACCGCCTTCGACCCCCTCGACCTCGCCGGCACCCACCTCGCCAACCGCATCGCCATGGCTCCCATGACCCGCAGCCGGGCCGACGGCGAGCGCCGCGTCCCCACCCCGCTCACCGCGGAGTACTACGCCCAGCGGGCCTCCGCGGGCCTCATCGTCAGCGAGGGCATCCAGCCCAGCGCCGTCGGCCAGGGCTACCCCCAGACCCCCGGCCTGCACACCAGGGAGCAGATCGCCGCCTGGCGCGAGGTCACCGGCGCCGTCCACCAGCGCGGCGGAAAGATCTTCGCCCAGCTGATGCACGCCGGCCGGATCAGCCACCCCCAGGTCCTCGGCGACGGCCTCCACCCGGTCGCCCCCTCCGCCGTCACCCCCGCCGGACAGCTCTTCGCCGGCACCGGCCTCATCGACTTCGTCGCCCCGCGCGAACTCACCGGCGACCAGGTGCGCGAGACCGTCGCCGACTTCGCCGCCGCCGCCCGCAACGCCGTCGAGGCCGGCTTCGACGGCGTCGAGATCCACGGCGCCAACGGCTACCTGGTCCACCAGTTCCTCGCCACCGGCTCCAACCTGCGCACCGACGAGTGGGGCGGCCCGGTCGAGAACCGGATCCGCTTCGCCGTCGAGGTCGTCCGCGCCGTCGCCGAGGAGATCGGCCCCGAGCGCACCGCGATCCGGCTCTCCCCGGCCAACCCGTACAACGACATCACCGAGACCGACACCGAGGAGACCTACACCCGCCTGGTGGACGCCCTCGAACCCCTCGGCCCGGCCTACCTCCACGTCACCGAGACCCGACCCGCACTGCGCGAACTCACCCTCGCCCTGCGCAAGCGGTTCTCCGGCGCGCTCGTCCTCAACCCGGCCACCGAGGGACCGACCGGCCCCGACTCCCTGGCCCTGATCGAGGACGGCACCGCCGACCTCATCGCGTTCGGCGCGCTGTTCCTCGCCAACCCCGACCTGCCCGCCCGCCTGAGGGCCGGCGGCCCGTACAACACCCCCGACCCGGCCACCTTCTTCGGCGGCGACCACCGCGGCTACACCGACTACCCGACGCTGTAG
- a CDS encoding pyridoxal-phosphate-dependent aminotransferase family protein, translating into MTHPLLDLAPLTAAQFASIERRVAALLRTEQDVVITQGEALLPLEGCIRSGARPGSTALNVVTGPYGQTFGNWLRDCGATVVDLEVPFHTAVTAEQVARAFEEHPEIGFVSLVHAEAATGNTNPVAEIGEVVRAHDALFYLDAVASIGAEPVLPDAWGVDMCIIGAQKAMGGPAGVSAVSVSERAWERFAANPAAPRRSYLSLLDWKERWIDGGRKALLHAPAQLEMLALEACLERIEAEGLDALMARHASAASATRAGALALGGGLEPYVHEARDAAPVATTLRTPAGVDASELVAKALAADPSLPLIAGGGSLAKEMIRVNHYGVDATRGAVQSSLAALGAALAETGRAVDLEGARRAVTAAWA; encoded by the coding sequence GTGACACATCCGCTTCTGGACCTGGCCCCGCTGACCGCCGCGCAGTTCGCGTCGATCGAGCGCCGGGTCGCCGCGCTGCTCCGCACGGAGCAGGACGTGGTGATCACCCAGGGCGAGGCGCTGCTGCCTCTGGAGGGCTGCATCCGCAGCGGGGCGCGGCCGGGCTCGACGGCGCTGAACGTCGTCACGGGGCCGTACGGGCAGACCTTCGGCAACTGGCTGCGGGACTGCGGTGCGACGGTGGTGGACCTGGAGGTGCCGTTCCACACGGCGGTGACCGCCGAGCAGGTGGCGCGGGCCTTCGAGGAGCACCCGGAGATCGGTTTCGTGTCGCTGGTGCACGCGGAGGCGGCGACCGGGAACACCAATCCGGTCGCGGAGATCGGCGAGGTGGTGCGGGCGCACGACGCGCTGTTCTACCTGGACGCGGTGGCGTCGATCGGCGCCGAGCCGGTGCTGCCGGACGCGTGGGGCGTCGACATGTGCATCATCGGAGCGCAGAAGGCGATGGGCGGTCCCGCGGGCGTCTCGGCGGTGTCGGTGAGCGAGCGGGCCTGGGAGCGGTTCGCCGCGAACCCGGCCGCGCCGCGGCGCTCGTACCTCTCCCTCCTGGACTGGAAGGAGCGGTGGATCGACGGTGGCCGCAAGGCGCTGCTGCACGCCCCGGCGCAGCTGGAGATGCTGGCCCTGGAGGCGTGTCTGGAGCGGATCGAGGCGGAGGGCCTGGACGCGCTGATGGCCCGGCACGCCTCGGCCGCTTCGGCGACGCGCGCGGGCGCGCTCGCGCTCGGCGGCGGCCTGGAGCCGTACGTCCACGAGGCGAGGGACGCGGCACCGGTCGCGACGACGCTGCGGACCCCGGCCGGGGTGGACGCCTCGGAGCTGGTGGCGAAGGCGCTGGCCGCGGACCCGTCGCTGCCGCTGATCGCGGGCGGCGGGTCGCTGGCGAAGGAGATGATCCGGGTGAACCACTACGGGGTGGACGCGACCCGGGGTGCGGTGCAGTCCTCGCTGGCGGCGCTGGGCGCGGCGCTGGCGGAGACGGGACGCGCGGTGGACCTGGAGGGCGCGCGCCGGGCGGTCACGGCGGCCTGGGCGTAG
- a CDS encoding MarR family winged helix-turn-helix transcriptional regulator, with amino-acid sequence MSENDPACTATADCLPSAARGGPLSYALSRVARLHRIAAGRHLRELGLYPGQEFLMMALWDCGPVRQSALIQALGLDPSTVTKMLQRLEQCGHVRRRPDPADRRAVLVEATEEGEALRARVEAVWSRLEEDSLAGLDPAERDVLTRLLARLEENLCHEAGDGAGACPPPTDGA; translated from the coding sequence ATGTCCGAGAACGACCCCGCCTGTACCGCCACGGCGGACTGCCTGCCGTCCGCCGCCCGCGGCGGCCCGCTGAGCTACGCCCTGTCCCGGGTGGCCCGGCTGCACCGGATCGCGGCCGGCCGGCACCTGCGGGAGCTGGGCCTCTATCCGGGGCAGGAGTTCTTGATGATGGCGCTGTGGGACTGCGGCCCGGTGCGCCAGTCCGCCCTCATCCAGGCGCTGGGGCTCGATCCGTCGACGGTCACCAAGATGCTCCAGCGCCTGGAGCAGTGCGGCCATGTCCGCCGCCGCCCCGATCCGGCCGACCGGCGGGCCGTGCTGGTCGAGGCGACGGAGGAGGGCGAGGCCCTGCGGGCCCGCGTCGAGGCGGTGTGGTCACGCCTGGAGGAGGACTCCCTGGCCGGATTGGACCCGGCCGAACGCGACGTCCTCACCCGCCTGCTCGCCCGCCTGGAGGAGAACCTCTGCCACGAGGCGGGCGACGGGGCCGGCGCCTGCCCGCCGCCGACCGACGGCGCGTAG
- a CDS encoding amidohydrolase family protein, giving the protein MSDHTVLQVKGRVLVGPEDVRDELWCVDGRITFERPAGLAGEALTVEGWALPGLVDAHCHVGLDKHGPVDEVTAEKQALTDRDAGTLLIRDAGSPSDTRWIDDREDLPKIIRAGRHIARTRRYIRNYAHEIEPDELVAYVGREARRGDGWVKLVGDWIDRGLGDLAPSWPRAEVEAAIAEAHRLGARVTAHCFAEDSLRDLVEAGIDCVEHATGLTEDTIPLFAERGVAIVPTLVNIATFPHLADGGEEKFPRWSAHMRRLHARRYDTVRAAWDAGIPVFVGTDAGGSLPHGLVAAEVEELTKAGIPPLDALSATTWRARSWLGRPALEEGAPADLVVYGEDPRADVRVLAAPRRVIVNGRVIG; this is encoded by the coding sequence ATGAGCGATCACACGGTGCTGCAGGTGAAGGGGCGGGTGCTCGTCGGCCCGGAGGACGTACGGGACGAACTGTGGTGCGTCGACGGGAGGATCACGTTCGAGCGGCCGGCCGGGCTCGCCGGCGAGGCCCTGACCGTCGAGGGCTGGGCGCTGCCCGGCCTGGTCGACGCCCACTGCCACGTCGGCCTCGACAAGCACGGCCCCGTCGACGAGGTCACGGCCGAGAAGCAGGCCCTGACCGACCGCGACGCCGGCACCCTGCTCATCCGTGACGCCGGCTCGCCCTCCGACACCCGCTGGATCGACGACCGCGAGGACCTGCCGAAGATCATCCGGGCCGGCCGGCACATCGCCCGCACCCGCCGCTACATCCGCAACTACGCCCACGAGATCGAGCCCGACGAGCTCGTCGCCTACGTGGGGCGGGAGGCGCGGCGCGGCGACGGCTGGGTCAAGCTGGTCGGCGACTGGATCGACCGCGGCCTCGGCGACCTGGCCCCGTCCTGGCCCCGGGCCGAGGTCGAGGCGGCCATCGCCGAGGCCCACCGGCTCGGCGCCCGCGTCACCGCGCACTGCTTCGCCGAGGACTCGCTGCGCGACCTGGTCGAGGCCGGCATCGACTGCGTCGAGCACGCCACCGGCCTCACCGAGGACACCATCCCGCTCTTCGCCGAGCGCGGCGTCGCCATCGTGCCCACCCTGGTCAACATCGCGACCTTCCCGCACCTCGCGGACGGCGGGGAGGAGAAGTTCCCGCGCTGGTCGGCCCACATGCGCCGGCTGCACGCCCGCCGTTACGACACGGTCCGCGCCGCCTGGGACGCCGGCATCCCGGTCTTCGTCGGCACCGACGCGGGCGGCTCCCTCCCGCACGGCCTGGTGGCCGCCGAGGTCGAGGAGCTCACCAAGGCCGGCATCCCGCCCCTGGACGCGCTCTCCGCCACCACCTGGCGCGCCCGCTCCTGGCTGGGCCGTCCCGCCCTGGAGGAGGGCGCCCCGGCCGACCTCGTGGTCTACGGCGAGGACCCGCGCGCGGACGTCCGGGTCCTCGCGGCGCCCCGCCGCGTGATCGTCAACGGCCGGGTGATCGGCTGA
- a CDS encoding aminotransferase class V-fold PLP-dependent enzyme has product MESLEATETLEPLGGAEFAPRQTYLNTSACGLLPRRTIEAVTLLAEETAAGRPDGAGSFDVVDEARSAFARLAHVTPDRVAVGSSVSVHVGMVAQSMRAGAEILFPEGDFSSVITPFTVRGDLKTRFVPLERLAESVRPETALVAFSAVQSADGRTADFAAIRAAAAAHGARTLLDATQSAGWLPLYAGEWDYTVSGGYKYLLCPRGASFLTVTEEAQDTLLPIHAGWVTGEQLWVNSYGPVRELARSARRFDEPPAFLSYHGAARSLALLEEVGIERIEAHNKALAARFRAGVAALGHPPVQDDSTVVGVPGLGDRSAALRGAGVLLSARAGNLRASFHLYNSAADVDRALEVLAG; this is encoded by the coding sequence ATGGAATCTCTGGAAGCCACGGAAACCCTGGAGCCCCTCGGCGGCGCCGAGTTCGCGCCCCGGCAGACCTACCTCAACACCTCCGCCTGTGGGCTGCTGCCCCGCCGCACCATCGAGGCCGTCACCCTCCTCGCCGAGGAGACCGCCGCCGGGCGTCCCGACGGCGCGGGCAGCTTCGACGTCGTCGACGAGGCCCGGTCCGCCTTCGCCCGGCTCGCCCACGTCACTCCCGACCGGGTCGCCGTCGGCAGCTCGGTGTCCGTCCACGTCGGCATGGTGGCGCAGTCGATGCGGGCCGGGGCCGAGATCCTGTTCCCCGAGGGCGACTTCTCCTCCGTCATCACCCCCTTCACCGTCCGCGGCGACCTGAAGACCCGTTTCGTGCCGCTGGAGCGGCTCGCCGAGTCCGTCCGGCCGGAGACCGCGCTCGTCGCCTTCTCCGCCGTGCAGTCGGCGGACGGCCGCACGGCCGACTTCGCCGCGATCCGCGCCGCCGCCGCGGCGCACGGCGCCCGCACCCTGCTCGACGCCACCCAGTCCGCGGGCTGGCTCCCGCTGTACGCGGGGGAGTGGGACTACACCGTCTCCGGCGGCTACAAGTACCTGCTCTGCCCGCGCGGCGCGTCCTTCCTCACCGTCACCGAAGAGGCGCAGGACACCCTGCTGCCCATCCACGCCGGCTGGGTCACCGGTGAGCAGCTGTGGGTCAACAGCTACGGTCCGGTGCGCGAACTGGCCCGTTCCGCGCGCCGGTTCGACGAGCCGCCCGCCTTCCTGTCGTATCACGGCGCCGCGCGCTCGCTCGCCCTCCTGGAGGAGGTCGGCATCGAGCGCATCGAGGCGCACAACAAGGCCCTCGCCGCCCGCTTCCGGGCCGGTGTCGCGGCGCTCGGCCACCCGCCGGTGCAGGACGACTCGACGGTGGTCGGCGTCCCGGGCCTCGGCGACCGCAGTGCCGCCCTGCGCGGGGCCGGCGTGCTGCTCTCGGCCCGCGCCGGCAACCTGCGGGCCTCCTTCCACCTCTACAACTCCGCGGCGGACGTCGACCGCGCCCTCGAGGTCCTGGCGGGCTGA
- a CDS encoding DsbA family oxidoreductase, with amino-acid sequence MRVEIWSDIACPWCYIGKARFEKGLAAFAHRDEVEVVHRSFELDPHRPKGDTAPVLEMLAKKYGRTLDEARAMEAHVAANARSEGLGYRSDGRDHGNTFDIHRLLHLAKDRGRQNELLDLAYRANFAEERSVFDAETLVALGVEAGLEEAEVRAVLADESAYADAVRADEREAAELGANGVPFFVLDRKYGVSGGQPAEVFTQALEQAWQGRTLQPVGGDAAACDIDGSTC; translated from the coding sequence ATGCGCGTCGAGATCTGGAGCGACATCGCCTGCCCCTGGTGCTACATCGGCAAGGCCCGCTTCGAGAAGGGGCTCGCGGCCTTCGCCCATCGTGACGAGGTCGAGGTCGTGCACCGCTCCTTCGAGCTCGACCCGCACCGGCCCAAGGGCGACACCGCCCCGGTCCTGGAGATGCTGGCGAAGAAGTACGGGCGCACCCTCGACGAGGCCCGGGCCATGGAGGCCCATGTGGCCGCCAACGCCCGCTCCGAGGGCCTGGGGTATCGCAGCGACGGACGCGACCACGGCAACACCTTCGACATCCACCGCCTGCTGCACCTGGCCAAGGACCGCGGCCGGCAGAACGAGCTGCTCGACCTGGCCTACCGGGCCAACTTCGCCGAGGAGCGCTCGGTCTTCGACGCCGAGACGCTGGTGGCCCTCGGCGTCGAGGCGGGGCTGGAGGAGGCCGAGGTCCGCGCGGTGCTCGCCGACGAGTCCGCGTACGCCGACGCCGTACGGGCCGATGAGCGCGAGGCGGCCGAGCTGGGCGCCAACGGGGTGCCGTTCTTCGTCCTCGACCGGAAGTACGGCGTCTCCGGCGGCCAGCCCGCCGAGGTCTTCACCCAGGCCCTGGAGCAGGCGTGGCAGGGCCGTACCCTCCAGCCGGTCGGCGGGGACGCCGCCGCCTGCGACATCGACGGCAGCACCTGCTGA
- a CDS encoding GlxA family transcriptional regulator, producing MTPPRRVAVVAAPPVSMFNLAIPEMLFGKVEVDGRPGYETVICTPDPGPVATTGGLDLHVPHSLDAVAAADTVVLAGSGSYTDPDPRVLDVLRRAAADGKRIASICTGSFALAAAGLLDGRSATTYWAYRELLAERHPGVDLQDDVLFVQDGPLLTSSGYAAGIDLCLHVIRTDHGAAVANTVARLALVAPVRPGGQTQFTQTPLPPERGVSFAGTRAWAMERLDEPLTLTDLARHAGVSVRTLSRRFLAETGVSPLQWLLHQRIERAKELLETTALPMDRLAHESGLGSADSLRRHLLRRTGLTPSAYRASFNRLAGAGAGAGAGAGVGRLTPGPVAE from the coding sequence ATGACCCCGCCCCGGCGCGTCGCCGTCGTCGCCGCCCCGCCCGTCTCCATGTTCAACCTCGCCATTCCGGAGATGCTCTTCGGCAAGGTCGAGGTCGACGGCCGCCCCGGCTACGAGACCGTCATCTGCACGCCCGACCCCGGCCCCGTCGCCACCACCGGCGGCCTCGACCTGCACGTGCCGCACTCCCTGGACGCCGTCGCCGCCGCCGACACCGTGGTCCTCGCCGGCAGCGGCTCGTACACCGACCCCGATCCGCGCGTCCTCGACGTGCTGCGCCGGGCCGCCGCCGACGGCAAGCGGATCGCCTCCATCTGCACCGGCTCCTTCGCGCTCGCCGCCGCCGGACTCCTCGACGGCCGCAGCGCCACCACCTACTGGGCCTACCGCGAGCTCCTCGCCGAACGCCACCCGGGAGTCGACCTCCAGGACGACGTCCTCTTCGTACAGGACGGACCGCTGCTGACCTCCTCGGGCTACGCCGCCGGCATCGACCTGTGCCTGCACGTGATCCGCACCGACCACGGCGCCGCCGTCGCCAACACCGTGGCCCGGCTCGCGCTCGTGGCACCGGTACGGCCCGGAGGACAGACCCAGTTCACCCAGACCCCGCTGCCGCCCGAACGCGGCGTCTCCTTCGCCGGTACGCGCGCGTGGGCCATGGAACGCCTCGACGAACCCCTCACCCTCACCGACCTGGCCCGGCACGCCGGGGTCTCCGTCCGCACCCTGTCCCGCCGCTTCCTCGCCGAGACCGGCGTCAGCCCCCTCCAGTGGCTGCTGCACCAGCGCATCGAGCGGGCCAAGGAACTCCTGGAGACCACCGCCCTCCCGATGGACCGCCTCGCCCACGAGTCCGGCCTCGGCAGCGCCGACTCCCTCCGCCGCCACCTCCTGCGCAGAACGGGCCTCACCCCGAGCGCGTACCGGGCCTCGTTCAACCGCTTGGCGGGGGCCGGGGCCGGGGCGGGGGCGGGTGCCGGTGTCGGGCGGCTCACACCGGGCCCCGTGGCGGAATGA